A genome region from Proteus vulgaris includes the following:
- the tet(H-J) gene encoding Tet(H)/Tet(J) family tetracycline efflux MFS transporter, producing MNKSIIIILLITVFDAIGIGLIMPVLPTLLNEFVSENSLATHYGVLLALYATMQVIFAPLLGRLSDKYGRKPILLFSLLGAALDYLLMACSTTLWMLYIGRILAGITGATGAVCASAMSDVTPTKNRTRYFGFLGGAFGIGLIIGPMLGGLLGEISAHTPFIFAALSHSVLLILSLCFFRETQKRETLVTNSTSKHQTASNSVTRFIKKSLYFWLVTYFIIQLIGQIPATIWVLFTQYRFDWNTTSVGMSLAALGVLHIFFQAVVAGKLAQKWGEKTTIMISMSIDMIGCLLLAWISQVWVILPALICLAAGGMGQPALQGYLSKAVDDNAQGKLQGTLVSLTNMTGIIGPLLFAIIYRYSIAYWDGLLWLIGSVLYGVLLISAYLHQKRNNSDLNLALSKHNH from the coding sequence ATGAATAAATCAATTATTATCATACTGCTGATCACCGTATTCGATGCCATAGGTATCGGACTTATCATGCCAGTACTCCCTACGCTATTAAATGAATTTGTTAGTGAAAATTCACTGGCGACCCATTACGGTGTGCTATTAGCACTCTATGCGACTATGCAGGTTATTTTTGCACCTCTATTAGGACGACTGTCTGATAAATATGGCAGAAAACCGATCTTACTGTTTTCACTTTTAGGTGCCGCTCTTGACTACCTTTTAATGGCATGCTCAACCACACTTTGGATGCTTTATATTGGTCGCATTCTCGCAGGTATCACGGGTGCAACAGGTGCCGTATGTGCATCTGCTATGAGCGATGTGACTCCCACTAAAAATCGAACTCGCTATTTTGGTTTTTTAGGGGGGGCTTTTGGTATTGGTCTTATTATTGGTCCAATGCTGGGAGGATTATTAGGTGAAATTAGTGCACACACACCGTTTATCTTTGCAGCCCTTTCGCACTCGGTATTATTAATACTCTCTTTGTGCTTTTTCCGTGAAACACAAAAAAGAGAAACACTTGTTACAAATAGCACATCGAAGCACCAAACAGCATCAAATTCAGTTACCCGCTTTATTAAGAAAAGCCTCTATTTTTGGCTGGTAACCTATTTTATTATCCAACTTATTGGTCAAATTCCTGCCACTATCTGGGTGCTGTTTACACAATACCGCTTTGATTGGAACACAACCTCTGTCGGCATGTCCTTGGCTGCTCTGGGTGTATTACATATTTTCTTTCAAGCCGTTGTCGCCGGAAAGTTAGCGCAAAAATGGGGTGAAAAAACAACCATTATGATCAGTATGTCGATTGATATGATCGGCTGTTTATTATTAGCATGGATAAGCCAAGTTTGGGTGATCTTGCCAGCATTAATTTGCTTAGCGGCTGGAGGAATGGGGCAACCTGCTTTACAAGGTTATTTATCGAAAGCCGTCGATGATAATGCCCAAGGGAAGCTGCAAGGCACACTTGTAAGCTTAACCAATATGACGGGAATTATTGGGCCACTCTTATTTGCCATTATTTATCGTTATAGTATCGCTTATTGGGATGGCCTGTTATGGTTGATAGGATCTGTACTTTATGGCGTATTATTAATCAGCGCCTATCTTCATCAAAAACGCAATAATAGCGATCTGAATTTAGCATTATCTAAGCATAATCATTAA
- a CDS encoding phage holin family protein: MDEYDSTLILLVIVGAFIALGKMLVANETITLRLFIGKIILGSAVSVVAGALLILWPGIDSVAVMGIGSALGIVGYQLVEIWLRKRGNQLFSGKEKDDTK; encoded by the coding sequence ATGGATGAATATGACAGCACATTGATATTATTAGTGATAGTGGGCGCTTTTATTGCATTAGGGAAGATGCTCGTTGCGAATGAGACAATAACATTAAGATTGTTTATCGGCAAAATTATTTTAGGCTCTGCGGTTTCTGTTGTTGCTGGCGCACTGCTTATTTTATGGCCTGGAATTGATTCTGTCGCAGTTATGGGGATCGGCTCAGCGCTCGGTATTGTGGGTTATCAGTTAGTCGAAATCTGGTTACGTAAACGAGGTAATCAACTTTTTTCAGGGAAAGAAAAAGATGATACTAAGTAA